The segment TAACCGGTGTGATGAGTTAGCTGTTCTGGCCATTGATGAAATCAGGAAAAATTGATTTGTGCCGCAGAAAGTGGCGGCAGCTTTTTATCTTTTTCTGATAGTAACGGATTTTGAACAGGCCAGGCAATTCCTAACTTTTCATCATTCCATACAATACCTCTTTCAGTTGCCGGCGAATAAATATTGCTGCATTTATACATAAATTCCGTATCATCGCTAAGCACCAGAAAGCCATGCGCGAAGCCTTCGGGCACGTAGAGCATTTGTTTGTTTTTAGCCGATAGGTTCACCCCCAGCCATTTTCCGAAAGTGGGGGAGGATTTACGAATATCCACCACCACGTCAAAAACTTCTCCGACAGTAACCCTGACCAGCTTGGCCTGGGCCTGCGGTTGAAGCTGGTAGTGCAGCCCGCGCAGTACATTTTTTGCCGACTTGGAGTGATTATCCTGCACAAATTCGTCTTTTATGCCATTGTCCCGGAATATTTTCCGGTTATAGCTTTCCAGAAAAAAACCACGGTCATCCCCGTGAACATCCGGTGTAATCAGAATAACATCCTTTATTTCCTGCGGTTCGAATTTCATATGTTTAATATTTTACACTTTAAGTCTAAAAATTATAATAGAAAATTTGTTAGGGATAATGTTAAGATATAAAATTATGTTAAATCCGAACAGCCTTCTGCAGCTAGATTTTACAAACATCTGGCATCCTTTTACTCAGATGAAGGAATGGATGAACTCCGAACAGATTATTATCGAACGCGGTCAGGGTAATTATTTAATAGATGTAAAGGGCAGGAAATATCTGGATGGAGTGTCCTCGCTCTGGGTAAACATACATGGCCATAATCATCCCTACATCAATAAAGCCATCTGCAAGCAGCTAAAAAAAATAGCTCATTCTACTTTTCTGGGGCTTACCAATGTCCCGGCCATACAGCTGACCGGATTACTGATGGAGATTATTCCCCGGAATCTGACCAGGGTTTTTTATTCGGATAACGGTTCGACCTCAGTGGAAATAGCTTTAAAAATTGCTTACCAGTATTGGCAGCAGCATCCGGAAACTCGCGAACGCAAACGCAGGAAATTTATTTCTTTTACCAATGCTTACCACGGAGATACCATCGGCTCTGTAAGCGTAGGGGGCATAGATTTGTTCCATGGGATTTATGAACCGCTTCTTTTTGATACCATAAAAATCCAGTACCCTTATCCTTTGCAGCAGAATTTAACACAAAAGCAGTCAGAGGAATCCAGCTTGAAGCAACTGGAAAAATGTTTGGAAACCGAGTCTCAAACAATTGCCGGTCTTATCATAGAACCGCTTATGCAGGGCGCGTCCGGCATGTTGAACACTTCCGCTCAGTTTTTGCAGAAGGTTCGACAGCTTACTAAAAAACACGGAGTTTTAATGATCGTTGATGAAGTGGCCACCGGCTTTGGCAGGACAGGAAGTATGTTCGCTGTGGAAAAAGCCGATAT is part of the Candidatus Margulisiibacteriota bacterium genome and harbors:
- the rfbC gene encoding dTDP-4-dehydrorhamnose 3,5-epimerase codes for the protein MKFEPQEIKDVILITPDVHGDDRGFFLESYNRKIFRDNGIKDEFVQDNHSKSAKNVLRGLHYQLQPQAQAKLVRVTVGEVFDVVVDIRKSSPTFGKWLGVNLSAKNKQMLYVPEGFAHGFLVLSDDTEFMYKCSNIYSPATERGIVWNDEKLGIAWPVQNPLLSEKDKKLPPLSAAQINFS
- the bioA gene encoding adenosylmethionine--8-amino-7-oxononanoate transaminase, encoding MLNPNSLLQLDFTNIWHPFTQMKEWMNSEQIIIERGQGNYLIDVKGRKYLDGVSSLWVNIHGHNHPYINKAICKQLKKIAHSTFLGLTNVPAIQLTGLLMEIIPRNLTRVFYSDNGSTSVEIALKIAYQYWQQHPETRERKRRKFISFTNAYHGDTIGSVSVGGIDLFHGIYEPLLFDTIKIQYPYPLQQNLTQKQSEESSLKQLEKCLETESQTIAGLIIEPLMQGASGMLNTSAQFLQKVRQLTKKHGVLMIVDEVATGFGRTGSMFAVEKADIEPDILCVAKGITGGYLPLAATFTTENIFSHFLGEFNEYKTFYHGHSYTGNSLACAAAIANLELFKKEKVLEKLQEKIYYLIQGLKEIEKLPQVAEVRQEGFMVGIELCKDRSKKICYKPEQRAGFKVTQAAVKKGVFLRPLGDVVVLMPPLSISRKQLNLLLDVTKQCIIEVTRDL